One Chloroflexota bacterium DNA segment encodes these proteins:
- a CDS encoding lipoprotein → MKRYNGFIFLLLVFMLASCSIINQQPDPVLAPITTHLTTYVGSEFGPDAAIEIAKNCFSLNEPIAIHLTLQAGTRDLDIRTSRLFVEGPLESGSSPNLSQIDWEPDGLPPLIKVG, encoded by the coding sequence ATGAAACGGTATAATGGCTTCATTTTCTTGTTGTTAGTTTTTATGCTCGCGTCGTGTAGTATTATTAATCAACAACCTGATCCAGTCCTTGCTCCAATCACCACTCATTTGACTACTTATGTTGGCAGCGAATTTGGCCCAGATGCAGCAATTGAGATAGCAAAAAATTGTTTTTCCCTGAATGAGCCAATTGCCATACACCTCACGCTGCAAGCAGGAACACGAGATTTGGATATACGAACATCAAGGTTATTTGTGGAAGGGCCGTTGGAGTCTGGTAGTTCTCCCAATCTTTCCCAGATCGATTGGGAACCAGATGGTCTTCCTCCCCTGATTAAGGTCGGCTAA
- a CDS encoding insulinase family protein, whose translation MAPVKVVLPNGLRIYTDEMPHTHSVSMGIFTQVGSRYENARLTGISHFLEHMFFKGTAKYPTAKDLSEAIEGIGGYINASTSYDTTCYYCKVANIHTERGIDVLTDMLNAALFDPKEIEKERGVIQEEIKMSLDVPAQWVHQLLDELMWGDQPLGRDIAGTLESVGAFTREDLLNYRDQHYVAGNTVISLAGNFNSTEIVDRLTSLFSNYRVLDVPKPITTNSFGTAPVVHLLNKPTEQTNFVLGLKSFGYGDSDRWALSVLDSILGGGMSSRLFQEIREERGLAYNVGSYTAEYDDAGKWIVYGGVEVSKAVDAIAAIIEELRKLRDHGVTAAELHRIKEQVKGGMLLGLEDTWSVANRNARHELRYGEVIPVEQIVAWIEAVTLEDIQRVAQRLIRPDNLYLAIIGPHAEAAEFEQAITL comes from the coding sequence ATGGCCCCTGTAAAAGTAGTTTTGCCAAATGGCCTGCGGATTTATACCGATGAAATGCCGCACACGCATTCGGTTTCGATGGGTATCTTTACCCAAGTTGGCTCGCGCTATGAAAATGCTCGCCTGACAGGAATCTCGCATTTTTTAGAGCATATGTTTTTTAAGGGTACTGCCAAATACCCCACTGCCAAAGACCTTAGCGAGGCAATTGAGGGCATTGGTGGTTATATCAATGCCTCTACATCATATGACACAACCTGTTATTATTGTAAAGTTGCCAATATTCATACCGAACGCGGCATCGATGTCTTAACTGATATGCTCAATGCAGCCCTGTTCGATCCCAAAGAAATTGAAAAAGAACGTGGCGTGATTCAAGAAGAAATTAAAATGTCACTCGATGTGCCTGCTCAATGGGTACATCAATTGCTCGATGAATTAATGTGGGGAGATCAGCCACTTGGCCGCGATATCGCTGGCACACTCGAGAGCGTTGGAGCCTTTACCCGCGAAGATTTGTTGAATTACCGCGATCAGCATTATGTTGCTGGTAATACGGTCATTTCGTTGGCAGGTAATTTTAATAGCACCGAAATTGTTGATCGCCTGACCAGCTTATTTAGCAATTATCGCGTGCTTGACGTGCCCAAACCAATTACCACTAATAGTTTTGGCACAGCTCCAGTTGTGCATCTTTTAAATAAACCAACCGAACAAACTAATTTTGTGTTAGGCCTCAAATCGTTTGGCTATGGCGATAGCGATCGCTGGGCGCTCAGCGTGCTCGATAGCATCCTTGGCGGTGGCATGTCCTCACGCTTGTTCCAAGAAATTCGCGAAGAACGCGGCTTGGCCTATAACGTCGGCTCCTACACCGCCGAATACGATGATGCTGGCAAGTGGATTGTGTATGGCGGGGTTGAAGTCAGCAAGGCAGTCGATGCAATTGCCGCAATTATCGAAGAACTGCGCAAATTGCGCGATCATGGGGTGACTGCCGCCGAGTTACACCGCATTAAGGAACAAGTTAAGGGTGGAATGCTGCTTGGGCTGGAAGATACTTGGTCGGTGGCTAATCGCAATGCTCGCCATGAACTGCGCTACGGCGAGGTGATTCCAGTTGAGCAAATTGTGGCTTGGATCGAAGCGGTCACGCTCGAAGATATTCAGCGCGTGGCTCAACGCCTAATTCGCCCAGATAACTTATACTTAGCAATCATCGGCCCGCATGCCGAGGCCGCTGAATTCGAACAAGCTATCACGTTATAG
- a CDS encoding S8 family serine peptidase: MKHRYTRLATVLALLTMLAGNLSANNVTRAAEPLKPVVETATESVQVNQASANRSSKPTIAPLYGDFPKSGKVKVIVQFHEAPLATYAGEVKGLKATANAQTGRTKLDVKTAESQAYLKHLDAQHASFLKDVQAKSTQIKQIADYQVALNGMFLDVDVSAITVLRNHPDVASVEVAPVEKLDTDSSNQFIGSASFWQNLGGGSTGTNAGEGIVIGVIDSGIYNPSSTLTTTGIHPSLRDPSPVGGDYSAWPGGYKGVCAPSSPQAQDGSFGACNDKLIGAWWYNGGGIAFPGEVDSPMDEDGHGSHTATTAGGNGGTASPFGTVSGVAPRARIIAYKVCWEEDPAISDDGGCNGGDSVSAINQALIDGVDVLNYSISGGNSPWTDGVEVAFRNANAAGVLVSASAGNAGTVGSVAHNSPWLITVAASTQAREFKGYVSNLSGGTGAAPSPLVGASLYPGTVTGQIKLAPVQGSETVAPSLCQQPYAPGTFNATDIVICRRGVNARVLKYANVFAGGAGGGIIVNAADNQGIVADYCAKVCVHLEKNATLESVAGEALITYAQAGGASGKADGGVKVMGAGDKMAGFSSMGPSPIKNVLKPDVTLIGVDVNAGHTAFVWDDGFADGELFQVIGGTSMSSPHNAGVTALMRQKYPTWTPFEIKSALMTTAKTSVVKPDGVTAADPFNMGAGRVDLTKVFSAGLVLDETIPNFINANPSAGGNPATLNIASAANESCPVECTWTRTVKNTLNVPATWNVSGSTAPVTVTATPASFTIPAGGTQVITIKADVRGQAIDGVWKFGEFRLTEAASRAPAVHFPIAVKASAGGVPESVSATTRRDTGMVTAGGFSALNVTNLTIREFGLTKGVRATEVITGDTTNGNPYDSLTNGVFYRALQVPAGASKFVAKITDTASEDIDLFVVRDANGDGIPQAGEQVAESATSSAYETVTINNPTAGNYIVVVQNWQASAAAPDSTTVDIYYVPGSNLGNWDVVGPANVSGSEPFSVDIHWDEPTLEAGDVWFGEFDLGTSPASPGSIGRTAFTLEVLEPEVSVDVSDTMVDVGEYVTYTVAISNYSAMNDTFYVTSTLPVGLEVDVSSLPAGASYNSSTRTVTWSGLVNAAETGYTFSDSRDGGVAFDNFDVSADANAIAICAAVSTTCDETAPNFTLGTYLVRAYDVNYGAVRPWSNGLIQFDPTLPSGNTNYVAQDMPNSATPNGVYAGLWTDLDLDGTSATDTGGGEYYILIVDGVNPNDPTVPYVAVEYEDAQQYDDPTSNFNFTNYARADGIESEFCTVYGSLTGNLTTFADGVAVGIENLTGTVGNTYYYSGDSSTAANLPTAGTTICTSLGAGEPGLRTFSYRARATQAGTLTNNLEYSSAADSNTGTEAVAIEAVQAVFKIFMPLVGRSS, from the coding sequence GTGAAACATCGTTACACTCGTTTAGCAACGGTCTTAGCGTTGTTAACCATGTTAGCGGGCAATTTAAGCGCTAACAATGTCACACGGGCGGCAGAACCCCTCAAGCCCGTTGTGGAAACGGCCACTGAATCGGTTCAAGTGAACCAAGCCAGTGCTAATCGTTCAAGCAAGCCCACAATTGCCCCATTGTATGGTGATTTCCCCAAGTCTGGCAAAGTTAAAGTTATTGTTCAATTCCACGAAGCTCCGTTGGCAACCTATGCTGGCGAAGTTAAGGGTTTGAAGGCTACCGCCAATGCGCAAACTGGCCGCACCAAGCTTGATGTCAAGACGGCTGAATCACAAGCCTACTTGAAACATCTTGATGCTCAGCACGCCAGCTTCCTCAAGGATGTGCAAGCCAAATCAACCCAAATCAAACAAATTGCTGATTATCAAGTTGCCTTGAACGGGATGTTCTTGGATGTTGATGTTTCAGCAATTACCGTCTTGCGCAACCACCCTGATGTTGCATCAGTCGAAGTTGCTCCCGTTGAAAAACTTGATACAGATAGCAGCAACCAATTCATTGGTAGCGCCAGCTTTTGGCAAAACCTTGGTGGTGGCAGCACCGGCACGAACGCTGGTGAAGGCATTGTGATTGGGGTGATCGATAGCGGGATCTACAACCCATCAAGCACCTTGACCACGACTGGTATCCACCCATCATTGCGTGATCCATCACCAGTTGGTGGCGATTATAGCGCATGGCCAGGTGGCTACAAAGGCGTTTGTGCGCCATCAAGCCCACAAGCTCAAGATGGTTCGTTTGGCGCTTGTAACGACAAACTGATCGGGGCTTGGTGGTATAACGGTGGCGGCATCGCATTCCCTGGTGAAGTTGATTCACCAATGGATGAAGATGGTCACGGCAGCCATACCGCTACCACTGCTGGTGGTAATGGTGGCACTGCTTCACCATTCGGCACTGTCTCGGGGGTTGCCCCACGCGCTCGGATCATCGCCTACAAAGTTTGTTGGGAAGAAGATCCTGCAATCAGCGATGACGGCGGTTGTAACGGTGGCGACTCAGTTTCAGCTATCAACCAAGCCTTGATTGACGGCGTTGATGTGTTGAACTACTCGATCAGCGGTGGTAACTCACCATGGACTGACGGGGTTGAAGTTGCATTCCGTAACGCTAACGCTGCTGGCGTGTTGGTTAGCGCATCGGCTGGTAACGCTGGTACGGTTGGGAGCGTCGCTCACAACTCACCATGGTTGATTACCGTTGCTGCAAGCACCCAAGCCCGCGAATTCAAAGGCTATGTGAGCAACTTGAGCGGTGGTACGGGCGCGGCTCCGTCACCATTGGTTGGTGCTTCACTCTACCCAGGCACGGTCACTGGCCAAATCAAATTGGCTCCAGTTCAAGGCAGCGAAACTGTTGCCCCTAGCTTGTGTCAACAACCCTATGCCCCAGGAACCTTCAACGCAACCGATATCGTGATTTGTCGCCGTGGTGTCAACGCCCGCGTGCTCAAATACGCTAACGTGTTTGCTGGTGGTGCTGGCGGCGGGATCATCGTCAACGCTGCTGATAACCAAGGTATCGTTGCCGACTACTGCGCCAAAGTTTGTGTTCACCTCGAAAAGAACGCAACCTTGGAAAGCGTTGCTGGCGAAGCCTTAATCACCTATGCTCAAGCAGGCGGCGCTAGCGGTAAAGCCGATGGCGGTGTCAAGGTTATGGGCGCTGGCGATAAGATGGCCGGCTTTAGCTCAATGGGTCCTTCGCCCATCAAAAACGTGCTCAAACCAGACGTAACCTTGATTGGTGTTGATGTCAACGCTGGTCATACCGCATTCGTTTGGGATGATGGCTTCGCTGATGGCGAGTTGTTCCAAGTTATCGGTGGTACCTCAATGTCAAGCCCGCACAATGCTGGCGTGACCGCTCTGATGCGCCAAAAATACCCAACTTGGACTCCATTCGAAATCAAATCGGCCTTGATGACGACTGCTAAGACCAGCGTTGTTAAACCCGATGGCGTAACCGCTGCCGATCCATTCAACATGGGTGCTGGCCGCGTCGATTTGACCAAAGTATTCAGCGCTGGCTTGGTGCTTGATGAAACCATTCCAAACTTCATCAATGCTAACCCATCAGCTGGTGGCAACCCTGCAACCTTGAACATTGCAAGTGCTGCTAACGAATCGTGCCCAGTCGAATGTACTTGGACACGGACAGTCAAGAACACCTTGAACGTTCCAGCAACTTGGAATGTTAGCGGTTCAACCGCTCCTGTAACGGTAACTGCAACCCCAGCCAGCTTCACCATTCCTGCTGGTGGAACCCAAGTTATCACGATCAAGGCTGACGTTCGTGGTCAAGCAATCGATGGCGTTTGGAAGTTTGGCGAATTCCGCTTGACTGAAGCCGCCAGCCGTGCCCCAGCTGTCCACTTCCCAATTGCCGTCAAGGCTAGCGCTGGTGGCGTGCCCGAAAGTGTTTCAGCAACCACCCGCCGCGATACTGGTATGGTGACCGCTGGTGGCTTTAGCGCCCTCAACGTAACCAACCTGACCATCCGCGAATTTGGCTTGACCAAGGGTGTTCGCGCAACCGAAGTTATCACTGGCGATACCACCAATGGTAACCCATACGATAGCTTGACCAACGGTGTCTTCTATCGCGCATTGCAAGTTCCTGCTGGCGCAAGCAAGTTTGTCGCGAAGATCACCGATACCGCATCAGAAGACATCGACTTGTTCGTTGTTCGCGATGCTAACGGCGACGGGATTCCTCAAGCAGGCGAACAAGTTGCTGAATCAGCAACCTCATCGGCCTACGAAACCGTCACGATCAACAACCCTACTGCTGGCAACTACATTGTGGTTGTTCAAAACTGGCAAGCTTCGGCTGCTGCTCCCGACTCAACCACGGTTGATATCTACTACGTACCTGGCAGCAACCTTGGCAACTGGGATGTTGTTGGCCCAGCCAATGTTTCAGGTAGCGAACCATTCAGTGTTGATATTCACTGGGATGAGCCAACCCTCGAAGCTGGCGATGTCTGGTTCGGCGAATTTGACCTTGGCACCAGCCCAGCTAGCCCAGGTAGCATTGGCCGTACTGCCTTCACTCTCGAAGTCTTGGAACCAGAAGTCAGTGTTGATGTTAGCGATACCATGGTTGATGTTGGCGAATATGTCACCTACACCGTGGCAATCTCTAACTACAGCGCAATGAACGATACCTTCTATGTAACCAGCACCTTGCCAGTTGGCTTGGAAGTTGACGTGAGCAGCTTGCCTGCTGGCGCGAGCTACAACTCATCAACCCGCACGGTTACTTGGAGTGGTTTGGTCAATGCCGCTGAAACTGGCTATACCTTCAGCGATAGCCGCGATGGTGGCGTAGCATTCGATAACTTCGATGTTTCAGCTGATGCCAACGCTATTGCGATTTGTGCCGCTGTCAGTACTACCTGTGACGAAACCGCACCAAACTTCACCTTAGGCACGTACCTTGTTCGCGCCTACGATGTGAATTATGGCGCTGTTCGCCCATGGAGCAACGGTTTGATTCAATTCGACCCAACGCTTCCATCAGGCAATACCAACTATGTTGCCCAAGATATGCCAAACTCAGCAACTCCTAACGGGGTATACGCTGGTCTTTGGACGGACTTGGACTTGGATGGTACGTCAGCTACCGATACCGGTGGTGGCGAGTATTACATCTTGATTGTTGATGGGGTCAATCCAAACGATCCAACTGTACCGTATGTTGCAGTTGAATACGAAGATGCCCAACAATATGACGATCCAACCTCAAACTTCAACTTTACCAACTATGCCCGCGCTGATGGCATTGAGTCAGAGTTCTGTACCGTTTACGGTTCGCTCACTGGCAATTTGACCACCTTCGCTGATGGTGTAGCAGTTGGGATCGAAAACTTGACTGGTACGGTTGGCAACACCTACTACTACAGTGGTGATAGCTCAACCGCCGCCAACTTGCCAACCGCAGGTACAACTATCTGTACCTCGTTGGGTGCTGGCGAACCAGGCTTGCGCACCTTCAGCTACCGCGCTCGCGCAACCCAAGCTGGAACCTTGACCAATAACCTTGAATATAGCTCAGCCGCTGATAGCAATACCGGCACTGAAGCTGTGGCTATCGAAGCCGTTCAAGCAGTGTTCAAGATCTTCATGCCATTGGTTGGCCGTTCGTCGTAA
- the glpA gene encoding anaerobic glycerol-3-phosphate dehydrogenase subunit A — MLDSIDVLVIGGGATGTGVLRDLAMRGLSCVLVERRDLADGTTGRYHGLLHSGARYIGRDREAARDCAIENQILRRIIPHCIEDTSGYFVSTPQDPKRYAEEFLGLCFAAGVPAQQVRVSSLLQREPALNRGISHAFEVADGSADAFLTVEANVRSAREYGGQTLLYHEVINLIVEAGTVVGARLHNTLNGEEFNLACRYVVNAAGAWAGRIAALAGIAVDIVAGKGVMVAFNHRLVNSVINRCKQPGDGDIIVPVRTVCVAGTTDESVPDPDDRSMLAHEIATVLDEGEILIPGLAQARMLRAWAGVRPLYREQATTEDRDLSRDFKVLDHAQRDGVAGIVSIVGGKYTTYRMMAERTVDLVAKYVQNTSACRTAEEAIPAPDQRRLFTVGAPLATIETEQSYGDLICECELVTRQRLLDAWQAGATSIDDLRRDTRIGMGPCQGGFCTMRTAALAYEAQVADQQQSVEAIEHFLQERWRGIQPILWGDQLRQARLDEQIYLNLLNVQPEDAQ; from the coding sequence ATGCTTGATTCGATTGATGTTTTGGTGATTGGTGGCGGCGCAACAGGCACGGGAGTTTTGCGCGATTTGGCGATGCGTGGCTTGAGTTGTGTTTTGGTCGAGCGCCGCGATCTGGCCGATGGCACAACTGGCCGCTACCACGGCTTGCTGCATTCAGGCGCACGCTACATTGGCCGCGACCGCGAAGCCGCCCGCGATTGCGCAATTGAAAATCAGATTTTGCGCCGCATCATTCCACATTGCATCGAGGATACCAGCGGCTACTTTGTTTCCACGCCCCAAGATCCCAAGCGCTACGCCGAAGAATTTCTAGGTTTGTGCTTTGCTGCTGGTGTGCCAGCCCAACAAGTGCGGGTTAGCAGCCTTTTGCAACGTGAGCCAGCACTCAATCGCGGCATTTCGCATGCCTTTGAGGTTGCCGATGGCTCGGCTGATGCCTTTTTGACGGTTGAAGCCAATGTACGTTCAGCTCGTGAGTATGGCGGGCAGACCTTACTCTATCACGAAGTGATTAATTTAATCGTTGAGGCTGGCACAGTCGTTGGCGCTCGCTTGCACAACACCCTAAATGGCGAGGAATTTAATCTCGCCTGCCGCTATGTGGTCAATGCTGCTGGGGCGTGGGCTGGCCGAATCGCCGCCTTGGCTGGAATCGCCGTTGATATTGTGGCGGGCAAAGGCGTGATGGTGGCCTTCAATCATCGCTTGGTTAATAGCGTGATCAATCGCTGCAAGCAGCCAGGTGATGGCGATATTATCGTGCCAGTGCGCACGGTTTGCGTGGCTGGAACGACCGACGAAAGTGTGCCCGACCCCGATGATCGTTCGATGTTGGCCCATGAAATTGCCACGGTTTTGGATGAAGGCGAGATTCTCATTCCTGGCTTAGCGCAAGCCCGCATGCTACGAGCATGGGCTGGCGTGCGCCCACTCTACCGCGAGCAAGCCACCACCGAAGATCGCGATCTTAGCCGCGATTTTAAAGTGCTCGATCATGCCCAACGCGATGGGGTAGCCGGAATCGTTTCAATTGTAGGCGGTAAATACACAACCTATCGCATGATGGCGGAACGGACAGTTGATCTGGTTGCCAAATATGTGCAAAATACCAGCGCCTGTCGCACTGCTGAGGAAGCTATTCCAGCCCCCGATCAACGCCGTTTATTTACGGTTGGTGCGCCATTAGCAACAATTGAGACCGAACAAAGCTATGGCGATTTAATTTGTGAATGCGAATTGGTTACACGCCAACGCTTGCTTGATGCCTGGCAAGCAGGCGCAACCAGCATCGACGATTTGCGCCGCGATACGCGCATCGGCATGGGGCCGTGCCAGGGTGGTTTTTGTACTATGCGTACCGCCGCTCTCGCCTACGAAGCCCAAGTTGCCGATCAGCAACAAAGTGTCGAGGCAATTGAGCACTTTTTGCAAGAACGTTGGCGTGGGATTCAGCCAATTCTCTGGGGCGATCAATTACGTCAAGCACGGCTCGACGAGCAGATTTACCTTAATCTATTAAATGTGCAGCCTGAGGATGCCCAATAA
- a CDS encoding ribose-phosphate diphosphokinase: MSRFDEMRIFSGSGNPTLAQAISSYIGIRHGELSIHTFPNENIFVKIEESVREQDVFVVQSLGAPLNHLIMEMLIMLDAFKRASAGRITAVIPYLAYSRTDKKDQPRVPITARLLADLIVAAGAQRVLTLDLHAGQVQGFFSVPVDEMSTMHLLTNEVKSWGLENGIIVSPGLGFAKKARNFAEAVNMPLALVEKRRINHHDGTVGHLAILGDVADHDCVIVDDEVATGHTMVRVSELLMERGARSVRACCIHPLLYGDSVERIKRSPIERFVTTDTITLPPEKRWPALVVKSVAPLLGEVIQRIHTGISVGAMFPAGPQIGRW, encoded by the coding sequence GTGAGCCGTTTTGATGAAATGCGCATTTTTAGTGGTTCGGGCAACCCAACCCTAGCGCAGGCGATCAGCTCGTACATTGGCATCCGCCACGGTGAACTGAGTATCCATACTTTTCCGAATGAAAATATTTTTGTCAAAATCGAAGAAAGCGTCCGCGAACAAGATGTGTTCGTGGTGCAATCATTAGGTGCTCCGCTTAACCATTTGATTATGGAAATGTTGATTATGCTCGATGCCTTCAAACGAGCCTCGGCTGGTCGCATTACCGCTGTGATTCCTTACCTCGCCTATAGCCGCACCGATAAAAAAGACCAACCGCGCGTGCCAATCACTGCCCGTTTGCTAGCCGATTTGATCGTTGCCGCTGGCGCTCAACGGGTGCTGACCCTCGATTTGCATGCTGGCCAAGTTCAAGGCTTTTTCAGCGTTCCGGTCGATGAAATGAGCACCATGCACCTGCTGACCAACGAGGTCAAATCGTGGGGCTTGGAAAATGGCATCATCGTCTCACCTGGCTTGGGCTTTGCCAAAAAAGCCCGTAACTTCGCCGAAGCTGTCAATATGCCCTTGGCCTTGGTCGAAAAACGCCGAATCAATCACCACGATGGCACGGTTGGTCACTTAGCAATTTTGGGCGATGTGGCGGATCACGATTGTGTAATCGTCGATGATGAAGTTGCGACTGGCCATACTATGGTGCGGGTTTCCGAGTTGTTGATGGAACGCGGCGCACGCTCAGTTCGTGCTTGCTGTATCCATCCTTTACTCTATGGTGATTCAGTTGAGCGGATCAAGCGCAGCCCAATCGAGCGCTTTGTCACCACCGATACGATCACTTTGCCACCAGAAAAACGCTGGCCAGCCTTGGTGGTCAAGTCGGTTGCCCCACTCTTGGGCGAGGTCATTCAGCGTATCCACACTGGGATTTCGGTTGGCGCAATGTTTCCGGCTGGCCCACAAATTGGCCGCTGGTAG
- a CDS encoding DUF1232 domain-containing protein codes for MRWQLARWQQLARQLKQQLRILLLAWRDPRVPWYAKALAICTLGYAFSPIDLIPDFIPVLGYLDDLLILPLGIMLTIKLIPSVVWQEYTIKAQQTPAQSKPVSYISAGLIIGL; via the coding sequence ATGCGGTGGCAACTCGCCCGTTGGCAACAATTGGCCCGCCAGCTGAAACAACAACTACGAATACTCTTGTTGGCATGGCGTGATCCGCGTGTGCCATGGTATGCCAAAGCCCTAGCAATTTGCACCTTGGGCTATGCTTTTAGCCCAATCGACCTAATTCCTGATTTTATTCCGGTGTTGGGCTATTTAGATGATCTCTTGATCCTGCCGCTTGGTATTATGTTAACAATTAAACTTATTCCCAGCGTCGTTTGGCAAGAATATACAATCAAGGCCCAGCAAACTCCAGCCCAATCCAAACCAGTTAGTTATATCAGTGCAGGCTTGATTATTGGGCTTTGA